Proteins from a genomic interval of Rhizoctonia solani chromosome 12, complete sequence:
- a CDS encoding NAD(P) transhydrogenase subunit alpha: MPPKHPMLAMDAPAEAEAKWLTEALLGHQHPDCDTFRKLEGALSYIHANGIVPHVHPPRITPDLISRRANTMYELLRTISLGSEHPYGFSHRTARFLDVGSKYDGFSRYVLDNSNGSGVRVFLPVDEREDNWGIPLSDRHEEYPVDLLTLVASYMSSDPTTHPLPAPLNKKFDLVILNADSSCPCVILAQLLLALYTIYNGGQILLTLSCIERPLTARVVIAISKIADYVTTSKPVRIHARSGLFYLHAQAVRTNTPAYRKLKDNLERLWYRIHSTHTRNPTWDEQDLITPWEETESPNIAVSSASDSAEIGGVGSARCPSPRFLSSRFSPSRSLHANRYNHQAPQDAAKDIPVIGIPYSQLTVGVAVEGFPGERRVALTPVNTALLLKKGFKQVLVEEGAGFQAEFSDEDYKKAGGKISTRDAVYEQADVLLKVRSPMLEKGLSSSKSEIDMIRPESTLISFLYPAQNKELIEQLQRKKVTAFGMDCVPRISRAQSLDALSSMANVAGYKAVLEAANVFGRFLTGQVTAAGKIPPCKMLVIGAGVAGLSAIATARRMGAIVRGFDTRPAVREQVQSLGAEFLEVAIQEDGSGTGGYAKTMSKEFIEAEMALFMEQCKEVDIIITTALIPGKPAPKLITKDMVNAMKQGSVIVDLAAENGGNCELTRPGEMYTHAGVNIIGYTDLPSRLARQSSNLYSNNITKFLLTLTTPQHESQLAIDMSDEIARRSVVLHQGEVLWPAPAPVVQAPAASATPPAEVKPEAKAITPWQKASREVATLTGAMGSVVALGKITGPAFMSNFYTFGLAGLIGYRAVWGVTPALHSPLMSVTNAISGMVGIGGLFIMGGGYLPHTIPQVLGALSVMLASLNVFGGFIITQRMLDMFKRPGDPPEYPWLYAVPGVVFTGAFLAAASTGMAGLVQAGYLTSSLLCIGGLSGLASQSTARQGNALGILGVGSGIVSSLAAVGFPTPVLVQFSALASIGAILGRWIGRRITGTELPQTVAALHSVVGLAAVFTSIGSVMAEVGHVELSTLHMVTAYLGVLVGGITFTGSIVAFLKLAGKMGSKPLVLPGRHLINSSLLATNFATLGAFVTMAPSAPAIAALCLTGNAALSFIKGYTTTAAIGGADMPVVITVLNAYSGFALVAEGFMLQNDLLTAVGSLIGISGSILSYIMCVAMNRSLTNVLFGGIAPTPTGVTHKIEGTVTKTNVDEVVDSLIGAENVIITPGYGMAVAKAQFAIAEMTNLLRARGINVRFAVHPVSGRMPGQCNVLLAEAGVPYDLVFEMDEINDDFGDTDIVLVIGANDTVNPIALEPGSSIAGMPVLHVWKSKQVVVMKRGMSSGYADVPNPLFYKPNTRMLFGDAKDLCDALKVGIEKAPK; the protein is encoded by the exons ATGCCTCCCAAGCATCCTATGCTTGCGATGGACGCCCCGGCTGAGGCCGAGGCCAAGTGGCTAACTGAAGCACTGCTTGGTCATCAGCACCCCGATTGCGATACCTTTCGCAAGCTTGAGGGGGCCCTTTCATAT ATTCATGCAAACGGCATCGTTCCTCACGTCCACCCTCCACGCATAACTCCCGATCTCATTTCCCGCCGGGCGAATACTATGTACGAGCTACTCAGAACTATCAGTCTGGGATCAGAGCACCCATATGGATTTTCACACCGCACTGCTCGGTTCTTGGACGTCGG GTCAAAATACGATGGATTTAGCCGATATGTCCTCGATAATTCCAATGGCAGTGGTGTGCGCGTATTTCTTCCTGTTGACGAAAGGGAGGATAACTGGGGTATCCCGCTGAGCGATCGCCACGAAGAGTACCCGGTTGATCTTCTTACCCTGGTGGCAAGTTATATGTCATCGGATCCAACAACCCACCCGTTGCCGGCGCCGCTCAATAAAAAATTCGACTTGGTTATACTGAATGCGGACTCTTCTTGCCCTTGCGTCATCCTCGCTCAATTATTGCTTGCCTTATACACCATTTACAATGGCGGGCAAATACTCTTGACGCTTTCTTGCATTGAGCGACCCTTGACCGCCCGCGTGGTAATCGCGATCTCGAAGATCGCCGATTATGTCACCACGTCCAAACCAGTCAGGATTCATGCCCGGAGTGGCCTCTTTTATTTACATGCCCAAGCGGTCAGGACCAATACTCCGGCTTACCGAAAACTTAAAGACAACCTAGAGAGGTTGTGGTACCGAATACACAGCACACACACACGCAATCCTACATGGGATGAACAAGATTTGATTACTCCATGGGAAGAG ACAGAATCCCCGAACATAGCC GTCTCTTCAGCATCAGATAGTGCTGAAATAGGAGGGGTTGGCAGCGCGCGATGTCCCTCTCCGCG GTTTCTATCATCGCGGT TTTCACCGTCTCGATCTTTGCATGCCAACCGATACAACCACCAGGCTCCCCAAGATGCAGCTAAAGATATACCTG TCATTGGTATACCATACTCACAACTTACGGTTGGAGTCGCGGTCGAAGGTTTCCCAGGGGAGCGCCGCGTGGCTCTGACACCTGTTAACACCGCTCTACTTCTTAAGAAAGGCTTTAAACAAGTTCTAGTTGAAGAGGGTGCTGGATTTCAAGCCGAATTTTCTGACGAGGACTATAAGAAAGCTGGAGGAAAGATATCCACTCGAGATGCAGTATACGAACAAGCCGATGTCTTGCTCAAAGTCCGCTCACCAATGCTCGAGAAGGGATTGTCGAGCTCCAAATCGGAGATCGATATGATCCGACCAGAGAGCACCTTGATTTCTTTTCTTTACCCAGCGCAAAATAAGGAATTGATTGAACAACTTCAAAGGAAAAAAGTTACGGCATTCGGGATGGATTGTGTACCCAGGATATCTCGCGCGCAATCTTTGGATGCTTTGAG TTCTATGGCAAATGTCGCGGGTTACAAGGCTGTTTTAGAAGCTGCAAACGTTTTTGGTCGATTCCTTACTGGTCAGGTTACTGCTGCTGGAAAAATTCCTCCCTGCAAGATGCTCGTTATTGGTGCCGGGGTGGCTGGCTTGAGTGCGATTGCCACA GCTCGTCGTATGGGTGCTATTGTGCGAGGCTTTGACACTCGTCCGGCAGTTCGTGAACAGGTTCAGTCTCTTGGTGCCGAATTTTTGGAAGTCGCTATTCAGGAAGATGGCTCGGGTACAGGTGGATACGCTAAAACTATGTCCAAGGAATTCATCGAGGCAGAAATGGCACTATTCATGGAGCAATGCAAGGAAGTTGACATTATCATTACTACG GCCCTCATTCCTGGCAAACCGGCTCCAAAGTTGATCACCAAAGATATGGTTAATGCGATGAAACAAGGCTCGGTTATTGTTGATTTGGCTGCTGAGAACGGCGGAAACTGTGAACTCACGCGTCCAGGAGAGATGTATACTCATGCCGGCGTCAACATCATCG GCTACACGGATCTCCCTTCGCGTCTGGCTAGACAGTCCTCAAACCTCTACTCTAACAATATAACAAAATTCCTTCTGACTCTTACTACCCCACAACATGAGTCTCAGCTAGCCATTGATATGTCGGATGAAATTGCGCGCCGATCAGTCGTTCTGCACCAAGGCGAAGTCCTCTGGCCTGCTCCCGCTCCGGTCGTCCAAGCTCCTGCCGCTTCTGCTACTCCCCCAGCTGAAGTTAAGCCCGAGGCCAAGGCGATCACACCATGGCAAAAGGCTTCAAGAGAGGTGGCAACTCTAACCGGTGCGATGGGTAGTGTTGTTGCACTTGGAAAGATCACTGGTCCTGCATTTATGAGCAACTTTTACACGTTTGGTTTGGCTGGAC TGATCGGGTATCGTGCGGTTTGGGGTGTTACCCCAGCATTACATAGTCCACTCATGAGTGTTACCAATGCCATTTCCG GTATGGTTGGAATTGGCGGCCTATTCATCATGGGCGGCGGATACCTACCTCACACTATCCCTCAAGTACTTGGGGCCCTGTCGGTTATGCTCGCAAGTCTAAACGTCTTCGGAGGGTTCATCATTACCCAGCGCATGCTCGACATGTTTAAGCGCCCTGGCGATCCACCCGAATATCCATGGCTATATGCGGTTCCGGGAGTCGTATTCACTGGTGCATTTTTGGCTGCCGCGTCGACCGGAATGGCAGGTTTAGTTCAGGCTGGGTATCTGACGAGTAGTTTGTTGTGCATTG GTGGTCTCTCTGGACTTGCATCCCAATCTACCGCTAGACAAGGCAATGCACTCGGTATTCTCGGTGTTGGGTCTGGAATTGTCTCTTCTCTCGCGGCAGTAGGCTTCCCCACACCCGTTCTTGTGCAGTTCAGTGCTTTGGCTTCGATTGGAGCTATTCTAGGCCGATGGATCGGACGTCGGATTACTGGAACCGAACTTCCTCAAACCGTTGCTGCGCTGCATTCGGTAGTTGGTTTGGCCGCAGTATTCACGAGCATCGGAAGCGTCATGGCTGAGGTTGGACATGTCGAATTGAGCACTTTACATATGGTCACTGCGTACCTCGGTGTTCTTGTTGGAGGGATTACGTTCACTG GCAGTATCGTTGCTTTCCTTAAACTCGCCGGCAAGATGGGCAGCAAACCTCTTGTGCTCCCTGGTCGTCACTTGATCAATTCCAGTCTGCTCGCAACCAATTTTGCTACACTCGGAGCATTTGTTACCATGGCTCCGTCTGCACCTGCTATCGCGGCACTGTGCCTCACTGGAAATGCTGCTTTGAGTTTTATCAAGGGATATACGACAACCGCTGCTATCGGTGGCGCTG ATATGCCCGTTGTGATAACTGTATTGAATGCCTATTCCGGATTTGCACTCGTTGCAGAGG GTTTCATGTTGCAGAACGATCTATTGACAGCCGTCGGAAgtttgattggaatatcTGGCTCTATCCTGTCGTATATTATG TGTGTTGCCATGAATCGTAGCCTAACCAACGTTCTCTTCGGCGGCATTGCACCAACACCTACAGGCGTGACTCATAAGATAGAAGGCACAGTAACGAAGACAAACGTAGACGAAGTCGTAGACTCATTGATCGGGGCGGAGAACGTTATTATTACACCTGG ATATGGAATGGCAGTCGCCAAGGCTCAGTTTGCTATAGCCGAGATGACTAATCTGCTACGTGCACGGGGAATCAACGTGCGTTTCGCGGTGCATCCCGTCTCGGGACGAATGCCGGGACAATGCAACGTCCTGCTCGCAGAGGCTGGGGTACCTTATGATT TGGTGTTTGAAATGGACGAAATCAACGATGACTTTGGTGATACTGATATTGTTCTCGTAATTGGCGCAAACGACACGGTTAACCCTATTGCACTCGAGCCTGGATCATCGATTGCCGGTATGCCGGTCTTGCACGTATGGAAGAGTAAACAGGTGGTGGTGATGAAGCGAGGCATGTCCAGTGGATAtg CCGATGTGCCCAACCCTCTCTTCTACAAGCCTAATACGCGAATGTTGTTTGGAGATGCCAAGGATCTGTGCGACGCACTCAAAGTCGGGATTGAAAAGGCGCCCAAGTAG
- a CDS encoding F-box-like protein, whose translation MKNDQDASFSEQAREKREQQNKLVWINRFPNEILSRIFVIGEEMDQDKDDSEDQRDKDDPVLQFQELVAQVCRKWREIAVNMPMVRPSCSEYDQSQLIEVWHFSSGQRSGKTIPLEIEIDVLEHLDIDSWSETSDNPSLELKLVLDALNFLDFKGAKPFRWARLAIWFEKPRTFFAIVDLLIDASLSNLRKLTLVNTDTDTMVVEDFVVEAMRERNLSNSVLFRTPPPLLRELELVGVPSNFFFPHESTSLVVNLTRLDLGFLLYLPPLMCLRSVLLHNPRLESLCLDTGMIETTNFEHKNATETRVRMPFLRRFSLQEPISVEWGLSVLQMIDAPELEALALNLDRSESLADPIPFYIAYGKGFNGEEVPPKTTDMRPIYPTLKHLALGPFTGTSLSLLAMLGSLRTITRLDWELQEQEPITINQALEDHKICQGVEHIRVYGVHELDLADLVESRIRNGAPFKTVEVNSRDWRNFSEPMKAKLSDELRLAKFRPYVDDNESDSDTSTDSDSGYSDSDSSSDSGDWTDTDSGNADDHEDS comes from the exons ATGAAAAACGATCAAG ACGCGTCGTTCTCAGAACAGGCCCGTGAAAAACGTGAACAGCAGAATAAGCTTGTATGGATAAACAGGTTCCCAAATGAGATTCTGTCTCGCATTTTTGTGATTGGTGAAGAGATGGATCAAGATAAAGATGATTCTGAGGATCAGCGTGACAAGGATGACCCCGTTCTACAGTTTCAGGAATTAGTAGCA CAAGTGTGTCGCAAATGGAGGGAGATCGCTGTCAATATGCCCATGGTTCGTCCCTCCTGCTCTGAGTACGATCAATCCCAGTTGATAGAGGTCTGGCACTTTAGCTCTGGAC AAAGGTCGGGAAAGACCATTCCTCTCGAGATAGAAATTGATGTCCTTGAGCACTTGGATATCGATTCGTGGTCGGAAACCTCTGACAATCCAAGTTTGGAGCTTAAACTTGTTCTGGATGCCTTAAACTTTCTCGATTTCAAAGGAGCGAAACCATTTCGTTGGGCAAGATTGGCAATCTGGTTCGAAAAACCTAGGACCTTTTTTGCCATTGTCGACCTTCTGATCGATGCTTCTCTGAGCAACTTGCGGAAGCTAACTCTTGTCAACACAGATACTGATACAATGGTGGTTGAAgattttgttgttgaagcGATGAGGGAGCGGAATTTATCCAACTCGGTATTGTTCCGCACTCCTCCGCCGTTACTTCGAGAGCTCGAGCTGGTTGGCGTACCAAGTAACTTTTTCTTTCCCCACGAGAGCACATCACTAGTTGTCAATCTTACTCGCCTGGACCTGGGCTTTCTCTTGTATCTTCCCCCGCTTATGTGTCTTCGTTCAGTCCTGCTTCACAACCCTCGCCTTGAATCGCTGTGTTTAGATACCGGGATGATCGAAACAACCAATTTTGAACACAAGAACGCTACAGAAACCCGAGTTCGCATGCCTTTCTTGCGCCGATTCTCTTTGCAGGAGCCTATATCAGTGGAGTGGGGACTCTCTGTTCTTCAAATGATTGATGCACCAGAACTTGAAGCTCTTGCCCTCAACTTGGACCGATCTGAATCGCTTGCAGATCCAATACCTTTTTATATTGCGTACGGCAAAGGGTTTAACGGGGAGGAAGTTCCGCCTAAAACAACAGATATGCGTCCCATTTATCCCACACTAAAACACCTTGCGCTGGGACCTTTCACAGGGACTTCGCTATCGCTTCTTGCTATGTTGGGGTCCTTGAGAACCATTACGAGACTAGATTGGGAGCTTCAAGAGCAAGAGCCGATCACAATTAACCAAGCATTAGAGGACCACAAGATATGTCAAGGCGTGGAGCATATTCGAGTATATGGCGTCCATGAGCTCGACTTGGCTGATCTGGTTGAGTCTAGAATTCGCAACGGGGCACCCTTCAAAACTGTAGAAGTCAACTCTCGCGATTGGCGCAACTTTTCAGAGCCTATGAAAGCGAAACTATCTGACGAACTGCGACTGGCGAAATTTAGGCCATATGTCGATGATAACGAGTCCGATAGTGATACGTCTACTGATTCGGATTCGGGCTATTCAGACTCGGACTCGAGTTCAGATTCGGGCGATTGGACAGACACAGATTCAGGCAATGCTGATGATCACGAAGACAGTTAA
- a CDS encoding F-box-like protein gives MSVLDIPELLLATLGYLDQSSLGKCAQVCRAWREPATELLWAQVQDLECLVNKSFTKNALSCFSNPAWNRLIHKPYPELASPPNSPRGDDQPEGTEPTLAQAWCELRSFDVDWIEETKLFRMRTQRITHICLTRSSLHALLVLYALQEICPMACRGIFPRLFALTIGNDHYAPLTSQSITRLTSLRHITYEASSANLYSTYFSSWRVACQDAIGLTSFSIRFTGESDNKEYFGGFLEPYWAYSKNLSPSLSRFPFVLSRPWKHIELPGRLVGKYLFSALASISTLETLTIHGSLKSSGEDIKYKGALFKSLRELRLLDVSTIGEEYFTGLVLHNVRDLELRYLPEREKVTSATILPTVNLAAMAQACPNLLTLIVTANDIAEEGKFVKIFENSDFEPLLALNSLEKLVVRVPRDSSLRLSDDFLDRAARSWPSLRELDMDQAHSSKTLVTLQGLAPFSQYCPRLCSLQLGIRQDHTHTVFNADLYSRRDISSPGVRCSLTYLNIGCPCIYKAEAVSDFFSALFPNLRQIECPKPSGSVPYSQGDYFVWSQVVRTVQELDRDLEYLARTLRARDLAERHESINGEFIVSSIDDSDEDYWAYSGSEDDSYSSDED, from the exons ATGTCTGTATTGGATATTCCTGAGCTACTACTGGCAACGTTGGGTTACCTCGATCAGAGCTCACTTGGGAAATGTGCTCAAGTTTGCCGTGCTTGGAGAGAGCCTGCCACTGAACTCTTATGGGCTCAAGTACAGGACCTCGAATGCCTGGTAAATAAATCGTTCACCAAAAATGCGTTATCTTGTTTCAGTAATCCTGCATGGAACCGATTGATTCACAAGCCATACCCGGAACTCGCCAGCCCACCAAATAGCCCACGCGGCGATGATCAGCCCGAAGGG ACCGAACCCACCCTGGCTCAAGCATGGTGCGAACTTCGATCTTTTGATGTAGACTGGATAGAAGAGACAAAGCTATTTCGAATGCGGACTCAGCGCATCACACATATATGTTTAACTCGATCGAGTCTCCACGCTCTTTTAGTTTTATATGCTTTACAAGAAATCTGCCCGATGGCGTGCCGAGGGATATTTCCTCGCCTATTCGCCCTTACTATCGGAAACGATCATTACGCACCATTGACCTCCCAATCTATTACGAGGTTAACATCTCTCCGACACATCACCTACGAAGCGAGTAGCGCAAATTTGTATAGCACATATTTTTCAAGTTGGAGGGTAGCTTGCCAGGATGCCATAGGTCTTACATCCTTTAGCATTCGCTTCACCGGAGAATCAGACAATAAAGAGTATTTTGGAGGATTCCTCGAGCCATACTGGGCCTATTCCAAAAATCTTTCCCCATCTTTATCTCGATTCCCATTCGTACTGAGCCGACCCTGGAAGCACATCGAACTGCCAGGACGGCTGGTAGGAAAATATCTCTTTTCAGCACTTGCATCAATTAGTACCCTGGAAACTCTGACTATACACGGATCCCTCAAAAGTTCAGGCGAGGACATCAAGTACAAAGGAGCCCTATTCAAATCTTTACGCGAGCTTCGCTTACTCGATGTTTCAACTATTGGAGAAGAGTACTTCACAGGCCTGGTGCTCCACAATGTTCGAGACCTGGAACTCCGATACCTTCCAGAACGTGAAAAGGTTACCAGTGCCACCATCCTTCCAACTGTTAATCTGGCAGCAATGGCACAGGCATGTCCGAATCTTCTGACTTTGATAGTCACAGCGAATGATATTGCGGAGGAGGGGAAGTTTG TGAAAATTTTTGAAAACTCTGACTTTGAGCCATTATTGGCACTTAATTCTCTCGAAAAATTAGTGGTCCGGGTCCCACGGGATAGCAGTTTACGTCTTTCTGACGATTTTCTGGACAGAGCAGCACGATCATGGCCTTCTTTGCGAGAGCTGGATATGGACCAGGCGCATTCAAGCAAAACGCTAGTTACGCTACAGGGACTCGCGCCGTTTTCCCAGTATTGCCCGAGGCTGTGCTCACTCCAGCTCGGAATCCGGCAGGATCACACTCACACCGTCTTCAACGCAGACTTATACTCCCGGCGGGATATCAGCAGCCCTGGTGTCAGGTGCTCGCTTACATACCTAAACATTGGGTGCCCGTGCATCTACAAGGCAGAAGCCGTCTCCGACTTCTTTTCGGCGCTGTTCCCCAATTTGCGTCAGATCGAGTGTCCTAAACCATCAGGTTCGGTTCCGTATAGCCAGGGAGACTATTTCGTCTGGTCTCAAGTCGTCCGGACGGTTCAGGAGCTCGATAGGGACCTCGAATATCTGGCCCGTACGCTCCGAGCTCGGGATTTGGCCGAAAGGCATGAATCTATCAATGGAGAATTTATCGTATCATCGATCGATGATAGTGACGAAGACTATTGGGCTTATTCTGGCAGTGAAGACGACAGCTATTCTTCAGATGAAGATTAG
- a CDS encoding coatomer epsilon subunit domain-containing protein: MDSAYSALTANPLPDENSPDYLQTLLYTARSHIALGDTASALAILPETDSEPSVKADSATALEELRDASLEVEGEEGPLNGVVKVVAATAFLREGEVEEALTTLGAGTGTKDIECAALTVQAYLSINQIHLAKKEYELAKKHADDTLLIQLVEAALGLATGGTGVTQASYIYTEQSLLLSSSSNPSIIAAKGIAHLLKGQLPEAEADFAEAERVGKSADAAVGRVVVTELSGKPGAGEEQFNDLTQSYPDHPYVKDVLAKSELFDEIAAKFTVSTAA, translated from the exons ATGGATA GTGCCTATAGTGCATTGACGGCAAATCCACTTCCGGACGAAAACTCCCCCGACTACTTGCAAACACTCTTGTATACTGCTCGGTCACACATCGCACTGGGAGATACAGCATCTGCTCTTGCCATCCTTCCAGAAACCGACTCTGAACCCAGCGTTAAAGCT GACTCGGCCACTGCTTTGGAGGAACTGCGTGATGCGAGCCTAGAGGTtgaaggggaggaggggcCCTTGAATGGGGTTGTGAAAGTCGTTGCTGCTACAGCTTTCTTGCGCGAAGGAGAGGTCGAAGAAGCATTGACCACGCTCGGTGCTGGAACTGGCACTAAGGACATTGAATG TGCTGCTTTGACGGTACAAGCATATCTGTCTATCAATCAAATACACCTTGCCAAAAAGGAGTATGAATTGGCGAAAAAACACGCGGATGACACTTTATTAATCCAGCTAGTCGAAGCAGCTCTAGGGTTAGCAACC GGTGGCACTGGTGTAACGCAAGCATCTTATATTTACACTGAGCAATCGCTGCTCCTATCTTCTTCATCTAATCCTTCGATTATCGCTGCCAAAGGCATTGCCCATCTATTGAAGGGACAGTTACCTGAAGCAGAAGCAGATTTTGCAGAAGCGGAACGTGTAGGGAAGAGTGCCGACGCTGCAGTGGGACGTGTGGTTGTAACCGAGTTAAGTGGAAAACCAGGGGCCGGAGAGGAGCAATTTAA TGATTTAACGCAGAGCTACCCAGATCATCCATACGTTAAGGACGTGTTAGCCAAGTCGGAGTTGTTTGACGAGATCGCAGCCAAATTTACGGTTTCAACTGCAGCTTGA
- a CDS encoding integral membrane family protein, whose amino-acid sequence MTRTIPDELGWSRTLSLSGGDPWLCAMRLLILSLLVVPPSLRYLERLWGSIETAKFIFVTVVASNVIAVGLSWIEYVVIGKPELFLFGMIYRGQSALQCGILVAFTQLIPEHQVQLFGVIKTLPMAYVTYSNIMCIIGYQAPFILIQFGWLVSWVWLRFYKRTVLEGSLGGVTTHGDRSETFAFVNWFPPIAHKPVSILSTFVYTYAVRFNLVHPSGSSVPDGNNVELGNGGYAPLPGGARAEAERRRAMALKALDQRMAAVSNSQPATQTSISSETPVIPKANHGHASSSSRKLSVTSIPTDSKVHKSDEDSTR is encoded by the exons ATGACCAGAACGATCCCTGATGAACTGGGTTGGTCCAGAACACTTTCCCTATCTGGTGGTGATCCCTGGCTCTGTGCTATG AGGCTG TTGATCCTGAGCTTGCTTGTTGTTCCTCCATCACTACGGTATCTAGAAAGACTATGGGGGTCTATCGAGACAGCTAAATTCATATTCGTGACGGTTGTCGCGTCTAATGTCATTGCTGTTGGGCTCTCATGGATAGAGTACGTTGTTATTGGGAAGCCAGAACTGTTCCT CTTTGGAATGATATATCGTGGCCAGTCTGCATTACAGTGTGGAATCCTGGTTGCCTTTACTCAATTAATCCCGGAGCACCAAGTACAGTTATTTGGTGTAATAAAA ACACTCCCGATGGCATACGTGACCTACTCTAATATAATGTGCATCATCGGATATCAAGCTCCTTTTATTCTTATTCAGTTTGGATGGC TCGTATCATGGGTTTGGTTACGCTTCTACAAGCGAACGGTCTTGGAGGGATCGTTGGGTGGCGTGACCACTCATGGAGACCGTAGTGAAACCTTTGCGTTTGTGAATTGGTTCCCGCCAATTGCTCA CAAACCGGTATCAATACTATCAACTTTTGTGTACACATACGCCGTGCGCTTCAACCTGGTGCACCCATCTGGTTCTTCCGTTCCCGACGGAAACAACGTCGAGCTTGGTAACGGAGGATATGCACCTCTACCCGGTGGTGCACGGGCTGAAGCAGAACGAAGGCG TGCAATGGCCCTGAAAGCCCTCGACCAGCGAATGGCCGCAGTATCGAATTCACAGCCTGCGACCCAAACATCGATATCTTCTGAAACGCCCGTAATCCCGAAAGCGAACCATGGACATGCTTCGTCCTCGTCTCGCAAACTCTCAGTCACTTCGATTCCTACTGATTCCAAAGTACACAAGTCGGATGAGGATTCAACAAGATAG
- a CDS encoding chitinase, protein MYTQSSFVHQVSETEYSISPITSDAYIKPHQFSIAMIILNAITCALTTLMSLIIDWHFAIHTPAYVEFGWVGLAAGLELASVVLAGISAPQAEVCSLDKTSFGVYEGLVTSGRRVCSNWTAVLVTSVISLIMFIFHFMWHIIFRLWHRAALARRPTAPIDLWNTPIPKYYPINPQETVKREDAAFLALGERGIKPEDSIVMDPYSRIFKPVAVRKAEKLVKNGTIGHEMPVVNVIVSIEDREAKCVQGNASETTLNAPPGNPTQGEYGHNQPSSGGYGGPQLGPSIDQQAAVQNATQHSGGTGDTSLFSTALGFLNQNQAQHTEPINEQHVQNAHAEAYEKGKASSLDAGSLGAAAAMQVLKNFTSGSGPTGSGGGDSRSQLIGMAMSEASKLFESQESKTGQKQDAVNSAAMTVMKLLVQSKTGPGATNAGGNDFGSLLNLASKFLK, encoded by the exons ATGTATACACAATCCTCCTTCGTCCATCAAGTTTCCGAAACCGAGTACAGCATCTCACCCATTACCAGTGATGCATACATCA AACCCCATCAATTTTCAATTGCTATGATTATACTCAACGCTATAACTTGCGCATTGACCACTTTGATGTCCCTAATCATCGATTGGCACTTCGCCATCCACACCCCAGCTTATGTAGAGTTTGGGTGGGTGGGTTTGGCTGCCGGTCTAGAGCTAG CTTCTGTTGTTCTCGCAGGCATATCTGCACCCCAGGCAGAAGTTTGTTCACTAGATAAAACATCATTTGGGGTTTACGAGGGATTGGTAACTTCCGGGAGAAGGGTTTGCTCAAACTGGACGGCAGTTCTTGTCACATCCGTGATATCACTCATTATGT TCATTTTTCACTTCATGTGGCACATCATATTCCGCTTGTGGCATAGGGCGGCATTAGCAAGGCGCCCTACAGCTCCAATCGATCTATGGAATACGCCTATACCTAAATATTATCCCATCAATCCCCAGGAGACCGTAAAAAGGGAAGATGCAGCCTTCTTAGCTCTCGGCGAGAGGGGAATAAAGCCTGAAGATTCGATTGTCATGGATCCATATAGCCGTATCTTCAAGCCTGTTGCTGTACGAAAGGCAGAGAAACTTGTCAAAAATGGCACAATAGGGCACGAAATGCCTGTTGTCAATGTGATTGTTTCTATAGAAGACCGAGAAGCGAAATGCGTCCAAGGCAATGCATCCGAAACGACTCTCAATGCTCCACCCG GCAATCCAACGCAAGGTGAATACGGACACAACCAGCCAAGTAGCGGAGGTTACGGTGGACCTCAACTTGGTCCCTCAA TCGATCAGCAGGCGGCTGTTCAAAATGCAACACAACATTCAGGAGGTACTGGAGACACTTCATTGTTTAGCACTGCACTTGGGTTCCTTAATCAAAACCAG GCCCAGCATACTGAGCCGATCAACGAACAACACGTTCAGAACGCTCATGCAGAAGCGTACgagaaaggaaaagccaGTAGCCTCGATGCTGGATCGCTGGGAGCTGCCGCTGCAATGCAA GTTTTGAAAAACTTTACTTCGGGCTCGGGCCCGACCGGTTCTGGTGGGGGAGATAGTCGATCCCAGCTTATCGGCATGGCAATGTCAGAGGCCAGTAAACTTTTTGAAAGTCAGGAAAGCAAGACTGGCCAGAAGCAAGACGCTGTAAATTCGGCTGCAATGACGGTTATGAAACTACTTGTTCAG TCCAAGACAGGCCCGGGTGCCACCAACGCTGGTGGCAACGACTTTGGTTCCCTCCTCAATCTG GCTTCTAAATTCTTGAAATAG